In Magnolia sinica isolate HGM2019 chromosome 12, MsV1, whole genome shotgun sequence, a single genomic region encodes these proteins:
- the LOC131221712 gene encoding noroxomaritidine synthase 2-like, whose protein sequence is MVSWFTCLCKMLSSYPEIFLAFACFFFIKMLRIKGNVLVNWPIFGMLPSLLLNSHRLHDWFNEVMARNGLTFVFYGPWFTHMDAVITCDPANVNHVMHTNFSNFPKGSDYIKMFDILGDGIFNSESESWRFQRRKAQAHLKCTRFRRFMAKTTKEKVEKALVPVLNHIMQKGKYVDLQDVLHRFMFDNTFILVFGVDPKCLSTDFPELPPIVKAMDDAAEAVLFRHLVPQSWWRLLWWLKIGKEKKLYEAWKTIDNFVYQRISMRRKEIKETNGLEESGDLLTSYMDEMEGGAESDSFLRDTVLNFLFAGKDTTSAGITWFFWIISKNPSAKTKILEELKAIAAKKEQVSLTQLTVFDTEELSKLVYLQAALCESLRLFPPVPFEHKGVLQTDILPSGETVQANTKIIFSLFSMGRMEAIWGKDCLEFKPERWITEQGTLKFEPSYKFTAFITGPRSCLGRELAFTQMKAVAAAVLYNFQVHVMDGHPVSPKFSVALHMKDGLMVRISKEDVHES, encoded by the coding sequence atggtttCATGGTTCACGTGCTTATGCAAAATGCTTTCTAGCTACCCTGAAATCTTCCTTGCATTTGCTTGTTTCTTCTTCATTAAGATGTTGAGAATCAAAGGCAATGTTCTCGTGAACTGGCCTATCTTCGGCATGTTGCCATCTCTTCTTCTCAATTCCCACCGTTTGCATGATTGGTTCAACGAAGTCATGGCCAGAAATGGTCTTACATTCGTTTTCTATGGCCCTTGGTTTACTCATATGGATGCCGTGATAACATGCGATCCAGCTAACGTGAACCATGTCATGCATACCAACTTCTCCAACTTCCCAAAGGGTTCTGATTACATCAAGATGTTCGATATACTTGGAGATGGGATCTTCAATTCAGAATCTGAGTCGTGGAGATTTCAACGAAGAAAAGCCCAGGCTCACCTCAAATGTACACGATTCCGTCGGTTTATGGCCAAGACTACAAAAGAGAAGGTGGAGAAGGCGCTTGTTCCGGTCCTTAATCACATcatgcaaaaaggaaaatacgTAGATTTGCAAGACGTATTACACAGGTTCATGTTCGATAAcaccttcattttggtttttggggTTGATCCAAAATGCCTATCTACCGACTTCCCAGAACTTCCTCCTATTGTCAAGGCCATGGATGATGCGGCTGAGGCGGTGTTATTCCGTCACTTGGTGCCTCAAAGCTGGTGGAGGTTGCTATGGTGGCTAAAGATAGGAAAGGAGAAGAAGCTGTATGAAGCTTGGAAAACCATTGATAATTTCGTATACCAAAGAATTtcaatgagaaggaaagaaataaaagaaaccaATGGTTTAGAGGAATCTGGGGATTTGCTGACATCTTACATGGATGAGATGGAAGGAGGAGCGGAATCCGATTCGTTCCTCAGAGACACTGTGCTTAATTTCTTGTTTGCAGGGAAGGATACCACAAGCGCCGGCATTACATGGTTCTTCTGGATAATTTCTAAGAACCCAAGTGCCAAAACCAAAATCTTGGAAGAACTCAAAGCAATCGCAGCTAAAAAAGAACAAGTGTCACTGACCCAACTGACGGTGTTCGATACTGAGGAGCTTAGCAAGCTGGTTTATCTACAAGCAGCCTTGTGCGAATCGCTACGGCTATTCCCACCTGTTCCGTTCGAGCACAAAGGAGTTCTTCAGACTGACATTCTTCCCAGTGGTGAAACGGTCCAAGCAAATACAAAGATTATATTCTCGTTGTTTTCGATGGGGAGGATGGAAGCAATATGGGGGAAAGATTGCTTAGAATTCAAGCCAGAGAGATGGATAACCGAGCAAGGCACCTTGAAATTCGAACCTTCCTACAAGTTCACGGCATTCATTACTGGACCGAGGAGTTGCTTAGGTAGGGAGTTGGCTTTTACTCAAATGAAGGCTGTTGCTGCGGCGGTGCTTTACAATTTTCAAGTTCACGTGATGGACGGCCACCCTGTGTCGCCGAAATTCTCGGTAGCTCTCCATATGAAGGATGGTTTGATGGTCCGAATCAGTAAGGAAGATGTTCATGAATCGTGA